Proteins encoded by one window of Drosophila melanogaster chromosome X:
- the CG7065 gene encoding uncharacterized protein: MSFLPGEPVPPGFEEDVSRTAVIQKQIESYTAGPLIGTEYTIELHEPAQLRPNYFCVLCQTCSDGRNVFVHWTSQAHRTKYLQTHFQKAYKELQKLKRTPNSSGDLVTATGNLVKCIEKHFGRSRNLITATGDDFRRYRSKMCSQVRDSFHFDECAGSDFSEEAQRVIRELKPDESIKSSMKKNVDGTGDSNKQHDDGNIIALDAISSDDESFGGSTASVVPVPKGRQKNNLSEDAGGRSKNQSPPPAGGVNKTQHLPTPKELAIQASKISQERYKWEKFRCMLEIQLKQLRSDTEMYESNPEKHPDYPDEWKQFWNRRYKQLQEEKKCDPNQYDYKPEWISYWKDRRIVLFDIAVNKIKKDLKEKFKLGDEDEEKTLELMERYKIRVASPRRAPATTNSDNCRKTKPNFRNNRPIVATSKLPDAVIDISDDDVDSPPSRSRHSHKRRSISRSLSPKRGGRRAVRRSRSRSPRRSYNRGSTRSRSRSMRHRSRSPAHYRGRGRGREPASKERGSSSRDFGGRHSLQRERERSSEYYHRNEGYARSSRGYESVETFRVLDSRVYPEYKVTKTSSISPTASSNKEKEKEASEPIEEGPLTVVSVLRMLSAVEEHLGSLGPKALNLLSKALAMELVKPNAAEDLLRNEDNCVFLETTKEKLKGILIAEVLDDPQKVRVIKKLITNIAEIIYQATFKGTNDAVDVKVKANANPAPIQLPFDRNLVAPKLANALVLNGYNNVSTGDMNNLLHMLTLLMKTDKQRRQLDNNNGLKFEEIKVKLGLQNNPSPDDMGIDLDELMKEVEHQLHKESVDIVNKPTGAPAKVQAADTVGGSTGLESLTDSDLQTLLQNFKFLSNEEQVHLIGHLRKLEVQDPSRVDRLRKYVNLVELRGDGESCSDFLARVVKIGGASKAKPATKFKASVMGGRTSSAMAASSASATAPKVGHSMLSAQRPNLDRDMSSMPINKQRRGRNTPSIMLDDDDEEDDDYNFDDLVMKACDSNGSASAGGGGGVVGAGVHNKPGVPPIIGVESSPNALTFKPAAATKISLKDTENIIANLMGTLSKNGTSGGSPVGGNRNYMMNQQHGAPNAQNAPNLGQNPGQNLGQKQPGAGYSNAGYPGQQQQQQQQQQHGRNFGQEAQPLMSGLSGGPNANHYPNQQGYGGYHPFAGNGVQQNYGGMVPPGPGGYVGPPPNPWASNVPPQPPFNQMPQNFMGAQQQQQQQQPHFNNMFGGRH; this comes from the exons ATGAGCTTCCTGCCGGGCGAGCCGGTACCGCCCGGTTTCGAGGAGGACGTGTCCCGCACGGCGGTCATTCAAAAGCAGATCGAGAGCTACACAGCCGGACCACTGATCGGCACCGAATACACCATCGAGCTGCACGAGCCGGCCCAACTGCGTCCGAATTACTTCTGTGTGCTCTGCCAAACGTGCTCGGATGGACGCAACGTCTTTGTGCACTGGACATCGCAGGCGCACCGCACCAAGTACCTGCAAACCCATTTCCAGAAGGCCTACAAGGAGCTGCAAAAGCTAAAGCGCACGCCCAACAGCTCTGGGGATCTGGTGACTGCCACTGGGAATTTGGTCAAGTGCATTGAGAAGCATTTCGGCAGGTCACGCAATCTAATAACTGCAACTGGTGATGATTTTCGCCGTTATCGCTCCAAAATGTGCAGTCAGGTGCGGGATAGCTTTCATTTCGATGAGTGTGCCGGATCAGATTTTTCCGAAGAAGCTCAGCGCGTGATCCGCGAACTCAAACCGGATGAGTCCATCAAGAGCAGCATGAAGAAGAACGTCGACGGAACCGGGGATAGCAACAAGCAGCATGATGATGGAAATATAATTGCCTTGGATGCCATATCCAGTGATGATGAGAGCTTTGGCGGTTCAACAGCTTCGGTTGTCCCGGTGCCAAAGGGGCGACAGAAGAATAATCTGTCGGAAGATGCCGGCGGGCGTAGTAAAAATCAATCGCCACCACCTGCAGGTGGCGTGAACAAAACGCAGCATTTGCCCACGCCCAAGGAGCTGGCCATTCAGGCATCTAAAATTTCCCAGGAGCGCTACAAGTGGGAGAAGTTCCGTTGCATGCTGGAAATACAGCTCAAGCAGCTGCGCAGTGATACAGAGATGTACGAATCAAATCCCGAGAAACATCCCGATTATCCGGATGAGTGGAAACAGTTCTGGAATCGACGCTACAAGCAGCTGCAGGAGGAGAAGAAATGCGATCCGAATCAATACGACTATAAGCCGGAGTGGATTAGCTACTGGAAAGATCGTCGCATCGTACTGTTCGACATTGCGgtgaataaaataaagaaagatCTCAAAGAGAAGTTCAAGCTGGGCGACGAGGACGAAGAGAAGACCTTGGAGCTAATGGAGCGCTACAAGATCCGTGTGGCCAGTCCGCGTAGAGCGCCTGCCACCACCAATTCCGACAATTGTCGCAAAACGAAGCCGAATTTTCGCAACAATCGTCCGATTGTTGCGACAAGCAAACTACCCGACGCCGTCATCGATATCAgcgatgatgatgttgataGTCCTCCATCTCGTAGTCGTCACTCCCACAAACGCCGCTCCATCTCTCGTTCGTTGTCCCCCAAGCGCGGCGGACGTCGTGCCGTGCGTCGCTCACGCAGTCGTTCGCCGCGTCGCAGCTATAATCGAGGATCTACGCGCTCGCGTTCGCGCAGCATGCGACACCGGTCTCGCTCGCCGGCCCACTATCGTGGCCGCGGTCGTGGTCGTGAACCAGCATCCAAAGAGCGCGGCTCGTCGTCCAGGGATTTCGGTGGTCGTCACAGTTTGCAGCGTGAGCGCGAACGCTCTTCCGAGTACTATCACCGCAACGAGGGCTATGCTCGATCATCGCGCGGCTATGAGTCTGTGGAGACGTTCCGCGTGCTGGATTCCCGCGTATATCCCGAGTACAAAGTGACCAAGACGAGCTCGATTTCGCCCACCGCTTCGTCCAacaaggagaaggagaaggaggcaTCGGAGCCCATTGAGGAGGGACCACTGACTGTCGTTAGTGTCTTGCGCATGCTGTCCGCCGTCGAGGAGCATCTGGGCAGCCTGGGACCCAAGGCGCTCAATTTGCTTAGCAAGGCACTGGCCATGGAGTTGGTAAAGCCAAATGCAGCTGAAGATTTGCTGCGAAACGAAGACAACTGTGTGTTCCTCGAGACCACAAAGGAGAAGCTTAAGGGCATTCTCATTGCCGAGGTACTGGACGATCCGCAAAAGGTGCGCGTGATCAAGAAACTAATCACGAACATAGCCGAAATCATCTATCAGGCGACCTTCAAAG GTACCAACGATGCCGTCGATGTCAAGGTTAAGGCAAATGCCAATCCGGCGCCCATACAGCTGCCCTTCGATCGCAATTTGGTGGCGCCCAAATTGGCCAATGCTTTGGTACTCAACGGCTACAATAATGTGTCCACCGGCGATATGAACAACTTGCTACACATGCTAACGCTGCTGATGAAGACGGACAAACAGCGGCGCCAGctggacaacaacaacggccTGAAATTCGAGGAGATAAAGGTAAAGCTCGGACTGCAAAATAATCCGTCGCCCGATGACATGGGCATCGATCTGGACGAGCTGATGAAGGAGGTGGAGCATCAGCTGCACAAGGAGTCCGTCGATATTGTGAATAAACCTACGGGAGCACCGGCCAAGGTACAAGCCGCCGATACAGTCGGTGGCAGCACTGGCTTGGAATCGCTAACAGATTCAGATCTCCAGACCCTACTCCAGAACTTTAAGTTTTTGTCGAACGAGGAGCAGGTTCATCTCATTGGCCATCTGCGCAAGTTGGAGGTACAGGATCCGTCGCGCGTCGATCGTCTGCGCAAGTATGTGAATCTGGTGGAGCTCCGAGGCGATGGCGAGTCCTGCAGTGATTTCCTGGCGCGCGTGGTGAAAATTGGTGGGGCTAGCAAGGCGAAACCGGCTACCAAGTTCAAGGCTTCGGTTATGGGTGGTAGAACCTCCTCCGCCATGGCCGCCAGCTCCGCCAGTGCCACGGCTCCGAAAGTGGGTCACTCCATGCTGAGCGCTCAGCGCCCCAATTTGGATCGTGATATGTCCAGTATGCCCATCAATAAGCAGAGACGCGGCCGGAACACGCCCAGTATCATGctcgatgacgatgacgaggaAGATGATGATTACAACTTTGATGATTTGGTGATGAAGGCCTGCGATTCGAATGGAAGTGCtagtgctggtggtggtggtggtgtcgTTGGTGCTGGTGTACACAATAAGCCAGGAGTGCCGCCCATTATAGGCGTTGAATCATCGCCAAATGCGCTCACTTTCaagccagcagcagcgaccAAGATTTCGCTAAAAGACACCGAGAACATCATAGCCAATCTAATGGGCACTTTAAGCAAGAATGGCACTTCTGGAGGTTCACCCGTGGGTGGCAATCGCAACTATATGATGAACCAGCAGCATGGAGCGCCAAATGCGCAGAATGCACCGAATTTGGGTCAGAATCCAGGCCAAAatcttggccaaaagcagccCGGAGCGGGCTATTCCAATGCGGGCTATCCagggcaacagcagcagcagcagcagcagcagcagcatggcCGCAACTTTGGCCAGGAGGCACAGCCACTGATGAGCGGCTTGAGCGGCGGACCGAATGCCAATCACTATCCAAATCAGCAGGGCTACGGCGGCTATCATCCGTTTGCGGGCAATGGCGTGCAGCAGAACTACGGCGGCATGGTGCCACCAGGTCCAGGTGGCTACGTGGGTCCGCCCCCTAATCCGTGGGCCAGCAATGTGCCGCCACAGCCGCCCTTCAACCAGATGCCCCAGAACTTTATGggtgcccagcagcagcagcagcagcagcagccgcactTTAACAACATGTTCGGTGGACGTCACTAG
- the fh gene encoding frataxin, with product MFAGRLMVRSIVGRACLATMGRWSKPQAHASQVILPSTPAIAAVAIQCEEFTANRRLFSSQIETESTLDGATYERVCSDTLDALCDYFEELTENASELQGTDVAYSDGVLTVNLGGQHGTYVINRQTPNKQIWLSSPTSGPKRYDFVGTVAAGRWIYKHSGQSLHELLQQEIPGILKSQSVDFLRLPYCS from the exons atgtttgccggtCGTTTGATGGTCCGTTCGATCGTTGGTCGGGCATGCTTGGCCACCATGGGCAGGTGGTCAAAGCCCCAAGCACACGCCAGCCAAGTGATCCTGCCCAGCACACCAGCGATAGCCGCAGTTGCTATTCAATGCGAGGAATTCACTGCCAACCGGCGATTGTTTAGCAGTCAAATTGAGACGGAATCCACATTGGACGGCGCCACCTACGAGCGTGTGTGCTCCGACACCCTGGACGCACTGTGCGACTACTTCGAGGAGCTGACGGAGAACGCCTCCGAGCTGCAGGGCACGGATGTGGCTTACAGC GATGGCGTGCTAACCGTGAACCTGGGAGGACAACACGGCACCTATGTGATCAACCGGCAGACGCCCAACAAGCAGATCTGGCTCAGTTCGCCCACCAGCGGTCCCAAGCGATACGATTTCGTCGGCACTGTGGCGGCGGGCAGATGGATCTACAAGCACAGTGGTCAGTCGCTGCACGAACTGTTGCAGCAGGAGATACCCGGCATACTGAAGTCACAGTCCGTGGACTTCCTACGCCTGCCCTACTGTAGTTAA